The genomic interval CCAGCGGATCTTCTCCATGGAGAAGGCTGCCATGGGATGGTACAGCGTCAGCTGCAGAATCTCATCCGGGGCGGGCAAGATCGACACCTACGACCTATTAATGGGGATGATGAAGGAGATCGCCAAGCGCTTCAGGACCGACGACATAGCGCATGTGAAGATATTCTTGAATTCGCCGGGCGCAAGTGTCAAGATTAGCCTGGTCGAGGACTCGATACAGGTCGATGATCTCAAAGGGGGCAGATACTTCGAAGGGGTGGCCGAACTGGTACTGAACTCTAGGGTGCGCTCTCCTCCAGAGCCGCTGCGGAGCTCCATTGAAGCGGTCATGGACGAGGCGTTCGCCAAAGCGGGGATCGAGGTTGTGGAAAGAAAGGTCGCGTGTTTCGTTCCCAAGCCAGATTCGCCGAAGTTCGTTTCCTCCTGATATCTGGAAGGGGCGGTGGATAGGCCTCATTCTCACCTAGTTCACAGCAACTCAACTGCCATCACTATTCAAGGGGCCCGGCTGTATAGAAGCTGTCCCGGATGGCGAACAGGTCTGGGAAGAACTTGGGACGGGGCTCGGTCAGGCGCAGCCTGCAATGGACCTCCGGAGCACGGTGCCATCGGTGGAGATCACCACCGTTTCCACAGGCACGCTCTTGCCTGACTTCTCCATGGCCTTCTTCACCACACGATCCAGACCAGAGCAGCACGGCACCTCCATGTGCACCAGTGTGATATCCTTGATGTTGTTGAGGGTGAGTATCTCAGCCAGCCTGTTGATGGATACCGGCACATCGTCCAGTTTCGGACAGCCGATCAACGTCGCCTTCCCTTTGATGAAGTCCGAGTGCATGGCGGCGTAGGCGAAGGCAGTGCAATCGGCGGCCAGGAGCAGGTTTGCGTTCTTGAAGTAGGGAGCGTTGGGATGGGCCAGGCGCAACTGCACGGGCCAATTGGA from Methanomassiliicoccales archaeon carries:
- a CDS encoding 4Fe-4S binding protein, whose product is MAKRNIIKIDEEKCTGCGKCVLACAEGAIEIRSGKARVVSEVFCDGLGACIGECPEGALIIEEREAPDFDEEAVKKHLSDKKGEVIPLACPSAALRRIPVPKSESKGEKPSAQLSNWPVQLRLAHPNAPYFKNANLLLAADCTAFAYAAMHSDFIKGKATLIGCPKLDDVPVSINRLAEILTLNNIKDITLVHMEVPCCSGLDRVVKKAMEKSGKSVPVETVVISTDGTVLRRSIAGCA